ATTTTTCAGGGAATTGTCGGGTTTGATTTTTTAGTCTCTTTACACAAATGTGATTTTGTAAATTGTGACTTTCTTCATACACTTCCCTGCCTTCATCATCATAAACTATCTTCCTATTTAATGCACAACTACATTCGTCATCCTCATCGGTCTCATGTTTTCGTTTTCCCTCATTAGTTGTTTTACcgtctaaatttaataaatgtccaTATTTAGACTCAATATTTATGAGCACTGCTTTGCATTTTTCGTAAACACTTTTCAACTCATTTAAGCCACTTTTAGAGATTTCAGTTATGTTTAGATTATCGTCGTCAGAAGTTGATAATGGCTGTGTTTTGCGCTTGTGTTTTTTAACCGGTTTCTCACTTTTTTCaacacttttaatattttgttcttcACTAGAACTTTCAACGCCTTTTTCTGGGATTTCTCGCACGTGGTTTTTAACAACAATGTACTTTTTTGATTCCATATTCTGCATTTGTACCGTGGACTTCGATGACCCTTCTGAATCGACTTGTATTACCATTGCGAATCTTCACTGTATTCAATTCTTTATTCTTCTCGTAAAAAGTCAAGATTGTTACTTTCTTACCATTTATAGCCA
The genomic region above belongs to Vanessa cardui chromosome 21, ilVanCard2.1, whole genome shotgun sequence and contains:
- the LOC124538779 gene encoding uncharacterized protein LOC124538779, which translates into the protein MVIQVDSEGSSKSTVQMQNMESKKYIVVKNHVREIPEKGVESSSEEQNIKSVEKSEKPVKKHKRKTQPLSTSDDDNLNITEISKSGLNELKSVYEKCKAVLINIESKYGHLLNLDGKTTNEGKRKHETDEDDECSCALNRKIVYDDEGREVYEESHNLQNHICVKRLKNQTRQFPEKYPNVTIEQDNCDYDNLPDNIQELTELLKKPSIRSGHRRNIIEKIRYLRDEYLNMIRFERSTIIEKLKTNPDDIMDFKGTNISSLTGYPTK